In Amphiura filiformis chromosome 2, Afil_fr2py, whole genome shotgun sequence, one DNA window encodes the following:
- the LOC140146625 gene encoding uncharacterized protein: protein MLQTDASIRGLGFILAQVQDGEEKVICYGGRALHDSEKTYTTTELEALAVVEGIKKYSPYLQHTVKFIIQTDHCALKWLFGQKRTTGRLARWVLKLQSYTYEVVHKRGCKNGNADALSRIPTQVSESCNSCNSYHVDSPTSSATDSNWTECGLETMTDDVINDSPASETKPDPEVNTVRNLRFQRNRRLDGDKKEARLPLDVTLMAKSEYPEKTVREHIHHLVSQLEVFRAISKQHLELNQASMKDRYDEHASDVQFQVGDTIWLYIPATQPGLSKKLMKFWSGPYLLVEQTGPVNFRVRNLTNNKLMSAPVHVNRMKFAYDRYARPENHVMPKDFVQRDPLEGVVDADCPDDSFAPLMASQELDKRISFIPGLPLTPVTTSSEYEVEKILRGRYRDNKLQYLIKWRDFPSSRNTWEPADNLNPAALDFLKSNPVKISGKSR, encoded by the exons ATGTTGCAAACAGACGCCAGTATAAGAGGTCTTGGTTTCATTTTAGCACAGGTACAAGATGGTGAAGAGAAGGTAATTTGTTATGGAGGTAGAGCTTTGCATGATTCCGAAAAGACGTATACAACTACTGAACTTGAAGCTTTGGCTGTAGTTGAAGGGATTAAGAAATATTCCCCATACCTTCAACATACTGTAAAGTTCATAATTCAGACTGATCACTGTGCATTGAAATGGTTGTTTGGTCAAAAGCGTACAACAGGTCGCCTCGCAAGATGGGTACTGAAGTTACAATCATATACTTATGAAGTAGTCCATAAAAGAGGATGTAAGAATGGTAATGCAGATGCACTAAGTAGAATACCAACTCAAGTGTCAGAATCTTGTAATTCATGTAACTCATATCATGTTGACTCCCCTACTTCCTCAGCAACAGATTCAAACTGGACAGAATGTGGCTTGGAGACAATGACTGATGATGTTATCAATGATTCTCCTGCGTCAGAGACAAAGCCAGATCCAGAAGTGAATACTGTTCGAAATCTGAGATTTCAGAGGAATAGACGACTGGATGGAGACAAAAA GGAAGCAAGACTACCCCTGGATGTGACATTGATGGCTAAGAGTGAATACCCAGAGAAGACAGTGAGAGAACATATCCATCATTTGGTATCTCAATTAGAAGTGTTCCGTGCAATATCTAAGCAACATCTTGAACTTAATCAAGCTAGCATGAAAGACCGTTATGATGAACATGCAAGTGATGTACAGTTTCAGGTGGGTGATACAATTTGGTTATATATTCCAGCCACTCAACCAGGCTTGTCCAAGAAGCTCATGAAATTTTGGTCAGGACCATACTTACTCGTAGAGCAAACGGGGCCCGTGAATTTCCGTGTTCGAAATCTGACAAACAATAAGTTGATGTCAGCCCCAGTGCATGTTAATCGAATGAAGTTTGCCTATGATCGATATGCCAGACCAGAAAATCATGTCATGCCCAAAGATTTTGTGCAAAGGGATCCTCTAGAAGGTGTTGTAGATGCTGATTGTCCAGATGACTCGTTTGCCCCACTTATGGCATCCCAGGAATTGGATAAGCGCATATCTTTTATACCGGGTCTACCTTTGACTCCTGTTACCACAAGTAGTGAGTATGAAGTAGAGAAGATTTTACGTGGTAGGTACAGGGACAACAAGCTTCAGTATCTTATCAAGTGGCGTGATTTCCCAAGTTCCAGAAATACTTGGGAGCCTGCTGATAATTTAAACCCAGCTGCATTGGACTTTTTGAAAAGTAATCCTGTGAAGATATCTGGCAAAAGCAGATGA